One window of Mucilaginibacter inviolabilis genomic DNA carries:
- a CDS encoding TatD family hydrolase — MCCSHSIEKDKEEKKTLEAFDLSSVKGMKFFDPHVHMTSRTTDDYQAMADAGVVALIEPAFWLGQPRTGLDSFRDYYSSLIGWERFRSSQFGIKHYCTIGLNSREANNEPLAEQVMELLPLFVYKDGVVGIGEIGFDDQTAAEEKYYRLQLELAKEAGLPVQIHTPHRDKKRGTQRSMDIALEHGLDPHMVIVDHNNEETVKEVLDRGFWAAFTIYPFTKMGNERMVDIATQYGPERIMINSAADWGISDPLAVPKTAALMKMRGLSDQDIELITYRNAITAFAQSGQIDEADFTSPKSIDQSGKFEGNTILRGGQQPRIDKSSIIIS; from the coding sequence ATGTGTTGTAGTCATTCGATAGAAAAAGATAAGGAGGAGAAAAAAACTCTTGAAGCGTTTGATTTAAGTTCGGTAAAAGGGATGAAGTTTTTTGACCCGCATGTGCACATGACCTCCCGCACCACAGATGATTACCAGGCCATGGCCGATGCTGGCGTTGTAGCCCTTATTGAGCCCGCGTTTTGGCTGGGGCAACCACGTACAGGATTAGATAGTTTTAGAGATTATTATAGCAGCCTGATCGGTTGGGAGAGATTTCGTTCCTCTCAGTTTGGCATCAAACATTACTGTACCATTGGCCTCAATTCAAGAGAAGCTAATAATGAACCTTTAGCCGAACAGGTGATGGAACTTTTACCTCTGTTTGTTTACAAGGATGGTGTGGTTGGTATTGGCGAAATTGGCTTTGACGACCAGACCGCCGCCGAAGAAAAATATTACCGGCTACAGCTGGAGCTGGCCAAAGAAGCCGGCTTACCCGTACAAATCCATACGCCACATCGTGATAAAAAGAGAGGCACACAACGCAGTATGGATATTGCGCTGGAACATGGCCTTGATCCACATATGGTGATTGTGGATCATAACAATGAGGAAACCGTTAAAGAGGTACTTGACAGGGGCTTTTGGGCTGCTTTCACCATTTATCCATTCACAAAAATGGGGAATGAACGTATGGTTGATATTGCCACACAATATGGACCGGAGCGTATCATGATCAATTCTGCTGCTGATTGGGGTATCAGTGATCCGCTTGCGGTTCCTAAAACCGCTGCATTGATGAAAATGCGTGGCTTGAGCGATCAGGATATTGAACTCATAACCTATCGCAATGCCATAACCGCATTTGCACAAAGCGGCCAGATCGATGAAGCTGATTTCACAAGTCCGAAAAGTATCGATCAAAGCGGAAAATTTGAGGGCAACACCATTTTACGCGGAGGGCAGCAGCCACGTATCGATAAATCTTCTATCATTATCAGCTAA
- the eboC gene encoding UbiA-like protein EboC (EboC, a homolog the polyprenyltransferase UbiA, belongs to system of proteins involved in the trafficking of precursor metabolites to an extracytoplasmic compartment so that the biosynthesis of certain natural products, such as scytonemin, can be completed.) — protein sequence MMRPANIITSVADILAGIAIAGVFTGIVAGHWLAIILLCFSTACLYGGGIVFNDVFDADLDRIERPERAIPSGLVTLTEATLLGSILLLTGIVLAALHSLTSGIFASAIAFFAVLYNKAGKHHSFFGPLNMGICRGLNLLLGVSIIPAMLYSHYWLACIPVIYIFSITMTSRGEVHGGNQKNLYIAAILYAIVIGSILYFSFVNQQWLWSLIFLVPFAWMIFKPLGKAIQQPIGKNIGAAVKAGVISLILMDAAWAVTFGSIYPALGIAALLPVSMWLSKLFAVT from the coding sequence ATGATGAGGCCCGCCAATATCATCACCTCCGTGGCTGATATATTGGCTGGTATTGCTATTGCCGGTGTGTTTACGGGTATAGTTGCAGGTCATTGGCTCGCTATCATATTGCTGTGTTTTTCAACAGCTTGCTTATACGGAGGGGGTATAGTTTTTAACGATGTTTTTGATGCCGATTTAGATCGCATAGAGCGTCCAGAACGAGCCATACCAAGCGGATTAGTCACCTTAACAGAGGCAACGCTACTGGGTTCGATATTGCTTTTAACAGGTATAGTTCTGGCAGCATTGCATAGTTTAACATCCGGGATATTTGCTTCAGCTATCGCTTTTTTTGCTGTATTATATAATAAAGCAGGTAAGCATCACTCCTTTTTTGGCCCTTTAAACATGGGAATCTGCCGGGGTTTGAATCTATTGCTGGGTGTTAGTATCATTCCAGCTATGCTCTACAGCCATTACTGGCTTGCCTGCATCCCGGTTATTTATATATTTTCCATCACCATGACAAGCCGTGGTGAAGTGCATGGCGGGAATCAGAAAAACCTGTATATAGCGGCCATTCTTTATGCTATTGTTATAGGCTCCATTCTGTATTTTTCGTTTGTAAATCAACAGTGGTTATGGTCGCTTATTTTCCTGGTGCCATTTGCATGGATGATATTTAAGCCACTTGGCAAAGCTATACAACAACCTATCGGTAAAAACATTGGCGCTGCGGTTAAAGCCGGCGTTATATCATTGATACTAATGGATGCAGCCTGGGCAGTTACCTTCGGCTCCATTTATCCGGCTTTGGGCATTGCTGCCTTATTGCCGGTATCCATGTGGTTGTCTAAGCTTTTTGCTGTTACCTAG
- a CDS encoding DNA/RNA non-specific endonuclease, which produces MQLKRTSFIFLISSLLLVSCQKSLVTPISTDPTAISTNKAKTQAVVQTFDEDFESGSKTAYAAADVVLNSGSWNLNDALIGTSASDQKNGSKSVRIRNTGTLSMNFDVSTGASTVTMNYAVYGTDGASAFQLWVSSDGGSSYTQVGGIEITVSSTTLNTATFNVNQSGSLRFQVRKTSGGANRINIDDFIINSFDSGSGGGGTGGGTGSSTADNTNLLLGNPTGATNSTANPNNYLIDQTYYTESYNRDKGVPNWVSWYVGSTSLGSVDRSNDFRADTNLPAGWYEVSNTSYSGSGFDRGHNCPSADRSSTTAANQSTFLMDNMIPQAPNNNEHTWANLEAYGRSLVTAGSEIYVVMGSYGSGGTGSSGSAITVDNGHVVVPSNIWKVIVVIPNGNNDLSRITADTRVIAVNTPNINSISSDWTQYITTVKDIENATGYTLFSNLSASVRTALETKRDAGTAN; this is translated from the coding sequence ATGCAATTAAAAAGAACCTCATTCATTTTCCTTATCTCCTCGTTATTATTGGTATCCTGCCAGAAATCATTAGTAACCCCAATTTCAACAGATCCTACGGCGATCAGTACCAACAAAGCTAAAACTCAGGCGGTGGTACAAACTTTTGATGAAGATTTTGAATCCGGATCAAAGACAGCGTATGCGGCGGCAGACGTTGTGTTGAATAGTGGTTCCTGGAATCTTAACGACGCCTTGATCGGAACCAGTGCCTCCGATCAGAAAAATGGCAGCAAGTCTGTTCGTATCCGTAACACGGGCACTCTAAGTATGAACTTTGATGTGAGTACAGGAGCATCAACCGTTACCATGAATTATGCGGTTTATGGTACCGATGGGGCTTCTGCGTTCCAGTTATGGGTTTCCTCAGACGGGGGAAGCAGTTATACACAAGTAGGAGGAATTGAAATAACCGTTTCCAGCACTACTTTAAATACAGCTACTTTTAACGTTAACCAATCCGGTTCTTTACGCTTTCAAGTGAGAAAAACTTCTGGTGGTGCTAACCGCATTAACATTGATGATTTTATTATCAATAGCTTCGACTCAGGTTCAGGTGGCGGTGGCACCGGGGGAGGAACGGGAAGTTCTACCGCTGATAATACCAACCTCTTATTGGGTAACCCAACCGGTGCTACTAACAGTACGGCTAATCCAAATAACTACCTGATCGATCAAACTTATTATACCGAAAGCTACAATCGTGATAAAGGTGTACCTAATTGGGTAAGCTGGTACGTAGGCAGTACATCCTTAGGTTCTGTCGATCGCTCTAATGATTTTCGTGCAGATACCAATTTACCCGCCGGCTGGTATGAAGTATCTAATACCAGTTATTCCGGTTCGGGCTTTGACCGTGGTCATAACTGTCCCAGCGCCGATCGAAGCTCTACTACTGCGGCTAACCAATCTACTTTTTTAATGGATAATATGATTCCGCAGGCCCCCAATAATAATGAGCACACCTGGGCCAATCTGGAAGCTTATGGCCGGTCACTGGTAACTGCCGGTAGTGAAATCTATGTTGTAATGGGTAGCTATGGTTCAGGCGGTACGGGTTCCAGTGGTTCTGCCATTACTGTTGATAATGGACATGTGGTTGTACCTTCTAATATATGGAAAGTGATTGTGGTTATTCCCAACGGAAATAATGACCTGAGTCGTATTACTGCTGATACCCGTGTGATAGCCGTAAATACGCCAAATATCAATTCGATCAGCTCTGATTGGACGCAGTATATTACTACTGTAAAAGATATTGAAAACGCTACTGGCTATACTTTGTTCTCCAATTTATCAGCCAGTGTGCGTACAGCGCTGGAAACAAAGAGAGACGCAGGTACGGCTAACTAA
- a CDS encoding EboA domain-containing protein, which translates to MSIDDIAKIGASIATIIKDNVSPDTWMWLQQFNKLPNDYSALNTAFMIIPRKTGKSVINIGNLQSDSSTVINPFKNWTVDRLCRVWLLLQWDSTDKDKYHQTIENLFLSAEMNEAVALYSALSFLAYPEIWVKRCAEGIRSNIGSVLEAIMYDNPYPSVYLDQAAWNQLILKAFFTEKKVPLIIGLDQRANKELALILSDYARERWAAGRRVNPVLWRLVAKFIDEKIFEAIKIGLAGGDMAEKEAIALAIPESDFEPAKQWLSKIPELKSVVTDKALNWDKVSIN; encoded by the coding sequence ATGTCTATTGATGATATAGCAAAAATAGGAGCCTCTATAGCAACTATTATTAAAGATAATGTTTCACCTGATACCTGGATGTGGCTTCAACAATTTAATAAGTTGCCCAATGATTATTCTGCGCTCAATACAGCGTTTATGATCATTCCCAGAAAAACTGGAAAATCGGTTATAAACATAGGTAACTTGCAATCTGATTCATCCACCGTTATAAACCCGTTTAAAAACTGGACTGTTGACAGGCTTTGCCGCGTATGGTTACTTTTGCAATGGGATTCAACGGATAAAGACAAATACCATCAAACCATTGAAAATTTGTTCCTATCAGCAGAAATGAATGAGGCTGTGGCGCTATATTCCGCATTGTCTTTTCTTGCCTATCCTGAGATATGGGTAAAACGATGCGCGGAAGGTATCCGAAGTAATATAGGTTCTGTTTTAGAGGCCATTATGTATGACAATCCCTATCCATCAGTATATCTGGATCAGGCCGCCTGGAATCAACTTATATTAAAGGCCTTTTTTACCGAAAAAAAAGTACCGCTAATTATTGGTTTGGACCAGCGGGCAAATAAAGAACTGGCACTCATCCTTAGTGATTATGCTCGTGAACGATGGGCTGCTGGTCGTAGGGTAAACCCAGTATTATGGAGATTGGTGGCCAAATTCATCGACGAAAAAATTTTCGAAGCCATCAAAATTGGTCTTGCTGGTGGCGATATGGCCGAAAAAGAAGCGATAGCGTTAGCTATTCCAGAGTCTGATTTTGAGCCGGCAAAGCAATGGTTAAGTAAAATTCCTGAATTGAAATCGGTAGTAACTGATAAAGCATTAAATTGGGACAAGGTATCTATAAATTAA
- a CDS encoding transmembrane 220 family protein, protein MILIILNIIFCLSFLVFAYLNLNDVDPWLWVPIYLSASISCGLVVFGKYYHTIWLLLVAFYLIYAVILFFAKDGVRDWITKYKKPSLVESMQATKPYIEQTREFFGLLIISAALLINYFAT, encoded by the coding sequence ATGATCCTAATTATCCTAAACATTATTTTTTGTTTATCGTTTTTGGTATTTGCTTACCTTAATTTAAATGATGTTGATCCCTGGCTTTGGGTACCCATCTACTTAAGTGCTTCTATTAGCTGTGGTCTGGTTGTCTTTGGTAAATATTACCACACCATATGGCTTTTATTGGTAGCTTTTTATTTGATTTATGCTGTAATCTTATTTTTTGCTAAAGATGGTGTACGTGATTGGATAACAAAATATAAGAAACCAAGTTTGGTTGAAAGTATGCAAGCAACCAAACCGTATATTGAGCAAACGCGCGAGTTTTTTGGCTTATTGATCATCTCCGCAGCATTGCTGATCAATTATTTTGCTACATAA
- a CDS encoding 3-dehydroquinate synthase, giving the protein MDTLHQSFTVKFSYNVFFTSALFDPNNKLINDFLTGSNISTSIKKILFVIDNGVANAHPTLVGQIKDYFIQHNQTKLIQDILIIPGGEVVKNDTRYLDQVLEAINIHGIDRHSFVAAIGGGAMLDMVGYAATISHRGVKHIRIPTTVLSQNDSGIGVKNGINYFNKKNFLGTFSPPVAVFNDDLFLETLSDRDWRSGIAEAIKVALIKDQEFFIWLEENADLLAQRDKAAMNYQIWQCAKLHLEHIRSADPFESGSSRPLDFGHWSAHKLEYLTNFEVRHGEAVAMGIALDTVYSNLSGRLSTEESNRVLNLIQKLGFVLTHPLLQVKQDDSPILLGLQEFREHLGGQLTITLLTAIGKGEEVHEIDAALVKKAGEILQEPSQQAMHNNLSSSIL; this is encoded by the coding sequence ATGGATACGCTACACCAATCATTTACGGTAAAATTTAGTTACAACGTTTTTTTCACATCGGCGCTTTTTGATCCTAATAATAAGCTCATCAATGATTTTCTAACCGGTAGCAATATCTCTACTTCCATAAAAAAAATTCTTTTCGTAATTGACAATGGTGTAGCAAATGCTCATCCTACTTTGGTTGGCCAGATAAAAGATTATTTTATTCAACATAATCAAACGAAGTTAATACAGGATATATTGATTATTCCGGGTGGTGAAGTGGTAAAGAATGATACCCGGTATTTGGATCAGGTTCTGGAGGCCATAAACATCCACGGGATAGACCGGCATTCCTTTGTGGCAGCCATTGGCGGAGGCGCTATGCTTGATATGGTTGGCTATGCTGCAACCATTAGTCATAGAGGTGTTAAACATATTCGGATACCCACTACGGTTTTATCTCAAAATGATTCAGGTATAGGCGTTAAAAATGGTATCAATTATTTTAATAAGAAAAACTTCCTGGGTACATTCTCTCCTCCTGTAGCAGTTTTTAATGATGACTTGTTTTTAGAAACGCTATCTGATCGGGATTGGCGGTCGGGTATAGCTGAAGCCATTAAAGTTGCGTTAATCAAAGACCAAGAGTTTTTTATCTGGCTGGAAGAAAACGCCGACTTACTGGCACAGCGGGATAAAGCTGCCATGAACTACCAGATATGGCAATGCGCCAAATTACACCTGGAGCATATCCGTAGTGCCGATCCTTTTGAAAGTGGCTCTTCACGTCCACTTGATTTTGGGCATTGGAGTGCGCACAAATTAGAATATCTCACCAATTTTGAGGTCAGGCATGGTGAGGCCGTTGCCATGGGAATAGCTTTAGATACTGTATACTCCAATTTATCGGGCCGTTTATCAACTGAGGAATCAAACAGAGTATTAAACCTGATCCAAAAACTGGGATTTGTGCTTACACATCCTCTGCTACAAGTTAAGCAGGATGATAGTCCCATATTATTAGGCTTACAAGAGTTTCGCGAACATCTGGGCGGCCAATTAACCATCACCCTGCTGACAGCTATAGGCAAAGGCGAAGAAGTCCATGAAATTGACGCTGCGCTTGTTAAAAAAGCTGGTGAAATTTTGCAGGAGCCCAGTCAGCAAGCAATGCATAATAATCTTTCATCCTCGATCTTATGA
- a CDS encoding alkaline phosphatase family protein, producing the protein MNKTVVIDIVGLSSSVIGQHTPFLQQYIAQRHLSTIEPLLPAVTTSVQSTYLTGKFPSDTGIVGNGWYDHADSEVKFWKQSNKLVQGEKIWDKAKKEDPSFTCANMFWWYNMYSSADYSVTPRPNYLADGRKLPDCYSHPAELRDHLQNKLGQFPLFQFWGPGANIKSTQWIADAAMENEALHNPTLTLIYLPHLDYCLQKFGPDLAKIGKELQAIDAVVEQLVTFYQNKGARIILLSEYGIAPVNNPIHLNRILRNEGLLQIRTERGLELLDAGASKAFAVADHQVAHIYINDKTVTEQVKTLLQGIPGVELVLDKAEQAKHHIQHERSGDLVLMAAENSWFTYYFWLDDAKAPDYARVVDIHKKPGYDPVEMFMTSKLRAGYKLLRKKAGLRYVMDVIPLDATLIKGSHGRIGVPEAYKPIIVTDEKNDIKNINATDVFDIIWQHLY; encoded by the coding sequence ATGAATAAAACAGTAGTGATTGATATTGTAGGATTATCATCTTCGGTTATAGGACAACATACACCCTTTCTGCAACAATACATCGCCCAAAGGCATTTAAGCACTATTGAGCCATTGTTGCCTGCAGTTACCACTTCGGTACAGTCAACTTATTTAACGGGTAAATTCCCTTCAGATACGGGCATTGTGGGCAATGGCTGGTATGATCATGCCGATAGCGAGGTGAAATTCTGGAAACAATCAAACAAGCTTGTTCAGGGCGAAAAAATTTGGGATAAGGCCAAAAAAGAAGACCCATCTTTTACCTGTGCCAATATGTTTTGGTGGTATAATATGTATTCATCGGCCGATTATTCCGTAACTCCCCGTCCGAATTATTTGGCAGACGGACGTAAACTGCCCGACTGCTACTCCCATCCAGCCGAATTACGCGATCATTTACAAAATAAACTGGGGCAATTCCCCTTATTCCAGTTTTGGGGGCCCGGCGCTAATATTAAATCGACACAATGGATAGCAGATGCGGCTATGGAGAATGAAGCGTTGCATAACCCTACTCTTACCCTGATCTATCTCCCCCACCTTGATTACTGCCTCCAAAAATTCGGGCCCGATCTGGCCAAAATTGGTAAAGAGCTGCAAGCGATTGACGCTGTAGTTGAACAATTGGTGACTTTTTACCAAAACAAGGGAGCACGTATCATACTGCTTTCCGAATATGGTATTGCTCCAGTAAATAATCCGATACACCTTAATCGCATATTGCGGAACGAAGGTCTTTTACAGATCAGGACAGAACGCGGATTGGAGTTATTGGATGCCGGTGCATCAAAAGCATTTGCCGTCGCCGACCATCAGGTAGCCCATATTTATATCAATGATAAAACAGTAACAGAACAGGTAAAAACATTATTGCAAGGTATTCCCGGTGTAGAATTGGTACTTGACAAAGCAGAACAGGCTAAACACCATATTCAGCATGAGCGCTCAGGCGACCTGGTACTGATGGCGGCCGAGAACAGCTGGTTCACCTATTATTTTTGGCTCGATGATGCTAAAGCACCCGATTATGCCCGTGTAGTTGATATCCACAAAAAACCCGGCTATGATCCGGTGGAGATGTTTATGACCTCCAAATTAAGGGCAGGCTACAAGCTTTTAAGAAAAAAAGCAGGCTTGAGATACGTAATGGATGTTATACCACTTGATGCTACTTTAATAAAAGGATCGCATGGGCGAATTGGTGTTCCCGAAGCTTATAAACCTATTATCGTTACGGATGAGAAAAATGATATCAAAAACATCAATGCTACTGATGTCTTTGATATCATTTGGCAGCATTTGTATTAA
- a CDS encoding proline dehydrogenase family protein, whose translation MLSNQTNNKTQQVKPSFENTEIAFRHSSNADLNRAYWLFRIININFLVKIGPPVTNFAIKIGLPIKSLIKATIFKHFCGGETINECNNTIKNLHSGGVGTILDYSIEGEDDEAVFDSTRNEIIRTIERATSDKAIPLTVFKVTGVGRFALLEKLDAKLALNAEEEKEWQRVQNRVLAICDKAYTNNVPVMIDAEESWIQETIDLLALTMMSRFNTKTAIVYNTYQMYRHDKLASILNDHEIAVSEGFILGAKIVRGAYMEKERKRADENGYPSPIQPDKKSTDLDYDSALDYCTTNINKIAFIAGTHNEESCRLLAELLDAKGIDHKHPHVYFSQLLGMSDNLSFNLADAQYNVAKYVPYGPIKAVLPYLFRRAQENTAIAGQMSRELSLIVKERKRRKQ comes from the coding sequence ATGCTTTCTAACCAAACGAACAATAAAACTCAACAGGTTAAGCCCTCTTTTGAAAATACAGAAATCGCTTTCCGTCACTCATCTAATGCTGATCTTAACCGGGCATACTGGTTATTCAGGATAATCAATATTAACTTTTTAGTAAAAATAGGCCCTCCGGTAACCAACTTTGCTATTAAAATTGGTTTACCTATTAAAAGCTTGATCAAGGCCACTATATTTAAACATTTTTGCGGTGGCGAAACCATTAACGAGTGTAATAATACCATTAAAAATTTGCACAGTGGTGGAGTAGGCACCATATTAGATTACTCCATAGAAGGAGAAGATGACGAAGCCGTTTTTGACAGCACGCGCAATGAGATCATCCGTACTATTGAGCGCGCAACTTCAGACAAGGCTATACCACTTACCGTTTTTAAGGTAACCGGTGTAGGCCGTTTTGCGTTACTGGAAAAATTGGATGCTAAATTGGCTCTTAACGCTGAAGAAGAAAAAGAGTGGCAGCGAGTACAAAACCGGGTATTGGCCATATGCGATAAAGCTTATACCAATAATGTACCGGTAATGATTGATGCCGAAGAGAGCTGGATACAGGAAACCATTGATCTTTTGGCGCTGACCATGATGAGCCGCTTTAATACCAAAACGGCCATAGTTTATAACACCTATCAGATGTACCGCCATGATAAGCTGGCATCTATACTGAATGATCATGAAATTGCCGTTAGTGAGGGCTTTATTTTGGGAGCTAAAATTGTGCGTGGCGCCTATATGGAAAAAGAACGCAAACGTGCTGATGAAAATGGGTATCCTTCACCAATACAACCAGATAAAAAATCTACTGACCTGGATTATGATTCCGCTTTAGACTACTGTACCACCAACATCAATAAAATAGCATTTATCGCCGGTACGCATAATGAAGAAAGTTGCCGTTTACTGGCCGAGCTTTTGGATGCCAAAGGAATTGATCATAAACATCCGCACGTATATTTTTCGCAGCTGTTAGGGATGAGCGATAACCTGAGCTTTAACCTGGCCGATGCTCAATACAACGTTGCTAAATATGTTCCATACGGCCCAATTAAAGCTGTATTGCCGTATTTATTCAGACGGGCACAAGAGAATACGGCTATAGCGGGCCAAATGAGCCGCGAGCTTAGCCTTATTGTAAAAGAACGGAAAAGACGGAAACAATAA
- the eboE gene encoding metabolite traffic protein EboE: MKINSGHLTFCTNIFAGESWAAHFAILKESFPPIKKDLSPHEPMGIGLRLSNQASIEILEDDHLPEFKQWLQAVGGYVFTMNGFPYGGFHHTRVKDQVHAPDWTTKERTAYTIRLFNILAVLLPEGMEGGISTSPLSYKPWFTNAEESEQAKNVATKNILSVVEALHYIYESTGILLHLDIEPEPDGFLESGPEFINWFENDLLTQSKIYCSEKLGITPDEAEQLLKRHVCLCYDVCHFAIGYEPHTTIIEQLRTKGIKVGKIQISAALKAQLPVLLDERLKVTNELSKFDEPTYLHQVIAKRTDGSLMRFPDLSEALADKHNPDITEWRAHFHVPIFVEDMGLVKSTQTDITEVLSLQKNNPFTNHLEVETYTWGVLPSSLKMPLNESITRELNWVKTKLSSS, translated from the coding sequence ATGAAAATCAATTCAGGTCACTTAACTTTCTGCACAAATATTTTTGCAGGCGAAAGCTGGGCTGCACATTTTGCTATTTTAAAAGAAAGCTTCCCTCCGATTAAAAAAGACCTTTCGCCCCATGAGCCTATGGGAATAGGGTTACGTCTTTCTAACCAGGCTAGTATAGAAATATTGGAGGATGATCATCTCCCTGAATTTAAACAATGGCTGCAAGCGGTTGGTGGATATGTTTTTACCATGAATGGCTTTCCATACGGTGGCTTTCATCATACCAGAGTTAAAGATCAGGTACACGCTCCCGATTGGACTACGAAGGAACGCACAGCTTATACCATCCGATTATTTAACATACTGGCGGTGCTGTTACCCGAGGGAATGGAGGGTGGCATTTCAACTTCACCTTTAAGTTATAAGCCTTGGTTTACAAATGCCGAAGAAAGTGAACAGGCTAAAAATGTAGCGACTAAAAATATCCTTTCCGTAGTCGAAGCGTTACATTACATCTATGAATCTACCGGTATTTTGTTACACCTCGATATTGAGCCTGAACCGGATGGTTTTCTGGAATCGGGACCGGAATTTATCAATTGGTTTGAAAACGATCTGCTCACGCAGAGTAAAATCTACTGTTCAGAAAAATTAGGTATAACGCCAGATGAAGCAGAGCAATTACTGAAAAGGCACGTTTGTTTGTGTTACGATGTCTGTCACTTTGCTATTGGCTATGAGCCGCATACAACCATCATTGAACAGCTCAGGACGAAAGGCATTAAAGTTGGCAAAATTCAAATTAGCGCGGCATTAAAAGCTCAACTTCCTGTATTGCTTGACGAAAGGCTAAAAGTAACCAATGAACTTTCAAAATTTGATGAACCAACCTACCTTCATCAGGTTATCGCTAAACGTACTGATGGTTCGCTGATGCGTTTTCCTGATCTTTCAGAGGCATTGGCAGATAAACATAACCCGGATATTACGGAATGGCGGGCGCATTTTCATGTCCCGATCTTTGTGGAAGATATGGGCCTGGTTAAATCTACCCAAACAGATATTACAGAAGTACTTTCGCTTCAAAAGAACAATCCTTTCACCAACCACCTGGAAGTAGAAACCTATACCTGGGGTGTTTTACCTTCCTCATTAAAAATGCCGCTAAATGAATCAATTACCAGGGAGCTAAACTGGGTAAAAACAAAATTATCATCATCATAA